Genomic segment of Pseudothermotoga hypogea DSM 11164 = NBRC 106472:
TGATTCAATGCACAACCTCCCTCGTCTCGAATCCAGGTATTCTCAACTTCTTCTCAACGAAGGTCAAGATTCTGTTTGCAAAGACCGTTAATGCAAGGTATATCCCGGCGCAGAGGAGGAATATCACCATGGGTTCGTAGGTTCGCGCGATGATGTAGCTTCCCTGTCTCAACAGCTCAACCACTCCGAGCGCGTAGGCCATGGAGGAGTCTTTCAAGACAACCGTGAGTTCGTTGGTCCAAGGAGCGATGGAGAAGCGAAGCGCTTGTGGAAAGACGATGTATCGAAAGGTCTGAAAGCGCGTCATGCCTATTGAGAGGGCCGCAACGGTCTGGCCCTTGCCCACGGAAAGGATTGCCCCACGAAAGATTTGGGACTGATAGGCAGAACTCCTCAACCCCAGTCCCAGAACGCAAGCCACGAAAGGATCGAGCCTCACACCAACTTCAGCTAAACCGTAAAAGATGAGCATCAAGAGGACCAACAATGGGATGCTCCTGAAGGTCTTTTCATATATGGAACAAACGAGGCGCGGTACACGCGCCCCATAGACCTGAAAGAAACTCACCGGGATGGCTATGACGAGCCCGAGCGCCAACCCCGCCAACGTCAGCTGGATCGTCACCAACGTACCCTTCAGGAGTATCGGTAAAGACTCGACGATCAATATCAAGCTGTCTATCCCTTAACCCCCCACGCACTCCTCAAAAGTATTTGTCGATCAACTCGTTGATCTTGCCCGTTTCGATCAGAGTTTTCAAAGCTTGATTGATCTTGTCCAAAAGCTCCTTGTTACCCTTTCTGACGGCTATACCGTACTGTTCTCCCGTTACAATGATGCCCACGACCTTCACAGGCTTCGTCGCGGCGAATCTGTTCGCAACCGGTGAATCCAAAACTATCGCGTCGATGTTACCGTTCAAAAGATCGCTGAGAGCAAGAATGAAGGTGTCGTACCTCTTCAAGTTTCGCTCAGGTAAAAGTCCTTTCTGGACCAAGTTCTCCGTGCACCACAGATCACCCGTCGTACCTGTTTGAACACCTATTCTGTACTTTCCAAACAGCACTGTGATCGTGAAATCCGAATCTGCCTTCACGATTATGCTCTGATCTGCAGACCAGTAAGGCATCGAGAAATCCACGACCTTTTTCCTTTCTTCCGTTATCGTCATTGCCGCGGCAGCAACATCGATTTGGCCTGCCCTCAGAGCTGGTATGAGTGAATCAAAGCTCATGTCCACGAACTTCAGTTCGAAGCCTGCGATCTTGGCTATCTCGCGCATGAGGTCCATATCGAAGCCGACGAACTGTCCGTTCTCGATGTACTCGAAGGGTGGAAAGTCTGCACTCGTTCCCACGGTGACGGTTCTGGCGAAGAGTACGAACGAAATCAGAAGAAGCACACTTAGAAACACCTTCACTTGTTTCACGCTCTCACCTCTCCTTCATCTGTTAACCAAATTATATCACCACGTCCATCACGAAGGTCAACCACGCTCGTGCAAACGTTACAAGAACTGAGATCTTCGCAGAACATCTTTTTCATCACGCTGAATTCAGTATAAACGGGGGAACCTCACGAAGGAAACAAAGATGTTTCTTTCAGCCGCTTTGGCCACCAGAAATCTTTGATCTTTCAACCTCCTGCAACGAGTGACGCAAAATCGTTCCACAGCTTTTTCAGACTCTCTTCTATGAAAATCTTCGTCTCCTCGATCACGCGTTCACCCCTTCGAATGCGTTCTCGCAGTTTTTCAAGCATCTCTTCGATACTTTTTTCACCCGGCCCACCCATCACCTGCCTGACTCGCACAAAGTTCTCCACCGAAAGCACCTCAGCGACCTTCGAGGGGCTCATTGTGAATCTCTTCCCCGTGAGCCTTTCAAAATTCTCCACCAATGAACCGTACCGCATGCCACTCTTGATGTACTCGGAGACTATCTGGTGCGCTTGGCGAAAACTGATTCGAAACTCTCTCACGAGATGATCGGCGAGTTCCGTCGCTGTGGAACCTGTGGAGAGTGAGAGTTCTTTGACTCTGTCTTCGTTCACGGTCATCTTCTCGATGATCTCCTTCGTCAGTTTCAAGGCTTGCTTCAAGACCTCGGCTCCATCCAAAAACTTGAACAAGACAAAATCTCCGTTCTCGTTAACGTCCTGGTACGGCGTGTTGAGAAAAGCAACCTCCACGGCATTGAAGAATCCAAAAGAAACACTCGATCTTATCCTCAAATGTTCAAGGATAACAGGATTCCTCTTCTGTGGCATTATACTGCTGATCTGTACCAGTTCGTCAGGAAAGCTGAAGATACCAACCTCACAGGAAGCTTTATGAAGAACGTCTTGAGCAAACCTCGCCAGATCGATCGCAAGAACTTTGAGTGGATCAAGAGCCATGTTGATCCAGTTCGATGTGACGATCGCCCTGTAGGAATTTTCGATAGGCTCGAAGAAACCGAGATAATCACTCACGATCTCTCTGTCGATTCTGAAACCTGTCGTCGTTATGGCGGCAGATCCCATGGGACAGAGGTTCACAACACGTGTGGCCAAGATCAATCCTTCCAGAACCTCCAGAGAATCGAAGGCCAGAGAGAGCAAATAATGTGCTAAGGTCGAAGGTTGGGCGGGTTGACCATGCGTGTACATGAGCAGGAATGTTCGAACGTTTTGTTCGGCCTTTTTTGATAGCCTTTCCACCAGATCGATCAATTCAGCCGCGATCTCCAGGAGCTTTTCGCGAACGCACATTCTGAAAATGGTTGCATCTATGTCGTTCCTGCTGCGCGCAGTGTGGAGGAAACCAGCCTTTTCAATACCTATCTTCTGCGATAACTTTCGCTCAATCAGAAAAACGAGGTCCTCTACGCCATCTGGTAATTTCTCATCGATCTTTTCATTTTCGAGCTCTGAAAGCGCCTGTGCAATCTCTACGACAAGCGATTTCGGTAGAATCTCAGTTTTCGCCAGCATGAGCAGGTGAGCCTCGTTGATTCGAAAGTAATGGTTCAAGAGCTTCTTCCAGTTTTCGAAAGAGCTGTCCAGGACCGTTTCTTTGTAAACTCTCGAAAAACTCACTTGACCATCTCCAAGATGGTATTCATATTCTTGTATAGGACTTTTTCTATCTCCTCGTCACTGTAACCGACCTCGATCATCGCCCTCAGCTGTTCTTCCAGATAGACCTTCGCAAATCCCCGTGGGAACCAACTCGAATCGGTACCGAAGATGATTCTGTCTGCACCAATGGTTTCTCTGAATTTCCTGAAGAGCGTCTGCAAAGTGACCTCGTAAGGCATCCATCTCATCCACTGGTTCGAGCCGCTCGTATCGATATACACGTTCGGACACGCCCAACAGAGGTTGAGCGTTTCGAACACGTAACCACACCCGAAGTGTGGCACGATGAATTTGATCCTCTTGAACTGCTTCGCAACGTCGTGTATGATCAACGGATTTATGTTAACGTGGTACGCGATCCCACCGGCTGCACCCAAGATACCGAAGTGAATCAAAACGGGTATCTCGTGCGCGTTGGCAACCTCCCAAACGGGACACAGCGACCTGTCGTTCAGAGGCGTGTTGACCTTGGGTCCCAAGATTTTGTACCCCTTGAGCCCTTTTTCGATGCACCTTTCGAGCTCTTCCGCAGCACCTTCATTTGACGGATCGTGATGAGCATAACCAACGAACCTGTCTGGATGACTCGCGACGAGTCTTATCATGTTCTCGTTACCGTTCGCTGTCACGAAGACGATCTTTTCTATGTTGTACTTCTGCGCTTCCGAGTACCACAGTCTACAGAGTTCGTCGAAATCGTCTATCCGTTGTGGCTTGGGGAAATTCCACGCTTTCAACCATTTTTCCTTGTTTCTTTTCAACCATGGATCGTCTTCGGACTCTCTGACGAAATCCAGCGGGAAATGAACGTGTGAATCGATCAGTCTCATCGATATCATCCTTTCAGACCAGACAGCATTATGCCCCTGATGATTTGCTTCTGGAAGATCAAAAAGACGATTATCAACGGGATCGTTGAAACTGTCGCTCCGGTCATGATCAGCTCCCAGTGCATCAGATTTTCACTCGAAAAGGTTGCCAAGCCAACAGGTAAGGTGTACATCCTGGGCTTTGAAACAACTATCAAAGGCCATAGGAACGCGTTCCAGTTGCCTATGAAATTCAAAATTGCAAGTGAAGCCAGAGCAGGTTTGACGAGTGGAAGGGCTACTCTCCAGAAAATTCCAAATTCAGATACTCCGTCGATCCTGGCGGCGTCCAAAAGATCGTCTGGTATCGTCTCCATGAACTGTTTCATGAGAAAAATCCCGAAGGCGGTGATCATACCAGGGAACATGATACCCCAGTAGGTATCTATCCAACCGAGCCTGGACGACATCACGTACCACGGTATTATCAGCATCTCGGTGGGGATCATCAATGTGCTCAGGATGAACAGAAAGATGATGTTTCGTCCTGGAAAGCTGTACTTGGCTATCGTGTAGCCAACCAAAGAATCGAAGAACATCACAGAAAAGGTGGTCGACAGCGCGACAATCAAACTGTTGAGAAACCATCTCGGAAACAATGAAGCGCTCATTATCTTCTGGTAGTTAGCCAAGGTGGGAGACTTTGGAAACAGATAGGGCCTGTAGATCTCCCTGAACGGTTTCAAAGACGACAGAACCATCCAGAAGAAAGGGAAGATCATCACTATCGCCAGAGCAGTCAAAACGATGTAACTGACCAACTTTACCATTCTGTCGGATCTGGCCATGTCACCACCTCAATATTGAACTCTTCTGTTCAGTACTTTGAGCTGTAGTACAGTGATACTGAGTATCATGAGGAAGAGCACGACAGTCGCAGCTGCCGCTGTGCCCATGTCGAAGGATTTGAAAGCCTTTTGGTAGATGTAGAGGACTAAGGGTAGTGTCGAGTTGAGCGGTCCGCCCGAGCCTTGATCGGTCATGTTGTATACCTGTGTGAATATTCTCAGAAACATTATAGTCTCCATCACAGACAAAAACACTATCACTGGGTTCAGCAAGGGAATCGTTATCTTGAACAACAACTGTCTTCGATTTGCGCCGTCCACCCTTGCGGCCTCGAGGTATTCTTTTGGTATGTTTTGAAGCCCCGCAAGAAAGATGATCACACAATATCCGATCTCGACCCACACTGTCGTCGCCACTATGGATGGCAATGCTTCCGTCGTACTCATAAGAAAATTTCTCGCTGGTAATCCTAGGAAGCTGAGAAAGTTGTTTATGACGCCGGTCGGTGGCTTTTGGTACATCCAACGCCAAACCCAACTCGTGGCAACGATCGGCGTTATGTACGGCATAACGTAGATTAGCCTGTAGAAACTTTGAAACTTTGTCACGTTGTTCAACAACAGCGCAAGTGCCAACGAGAGCACTATCACGCTTGGAACACCATAAAGAACGTACTTGAGCGTGTTGAAAAGACTGATCATGAATACCGGGTCCTTGAATATACCCACATAGTTCGATAACCCAACGAGTTTCCTGACGGGAGATATGATGTTCCAGTTGGTGAAGCTCATGTAAAATGCGGAAATCATCGGATAGAACCGTATGAAGGCGAAAAACAAAAGGGGTATCGAGAGAAAAAGGTACGCGGTCAGCACTTTCTTATGCCTCAACTTCACGATCTCACCCCAAAGGGGCGCGACCGAGTCGCGCCCACGTTTCACTTACCAACCGACTTCCAGAACTTGTCGAGAATCACTTGCTCCTCCTGTGCGGCCTCCCTGAAGGCTTGCTCGGGAGATACACCCTTGAGCCACACTTTGTCGACGGCGTCCATCATGACTTTTCTTTGAGCCGTTTCGTCCACGAAGAAGGTCGCATGTGCGTACTCGAGTCCTCTCAAGAACGGGCCGTATATCGGGTCGTTGTAGTATTTCTGAGCCACGGCAGGGTTAGCGGGAAGTTCTCCAACTTTCTCAAGCCACATCTCCATGACCTTTTCGCTCGCGAGGAACTTCAAGAACTTAATTGCAGCATCCAGTTTCTCTCCGGTGCAGTTCTTCGTGATCCCGTTCGCCCAGAAGGAAGCAAAGTTCGATCTGATACCGTTGTGTTCGGGCAGTTCAGCTACACCGAAGTTTATACCAGCTTTCTTGAGTGCCGAGATTCTGAACGATCCATCGATGTTCATGGCTGCCGCTTGTGACGTGAAGGCAGTTATATCGTCGTTCATGAATCCTGGATAACCGACCTTGTGAACAGTTATGAGGTCGGTGTAGAACTTCAATGCTTGTGATACTTCGTAGTACGTTACCTTTGTGTAGTCTTGGTTGTAAGGTGCTCCTCCAAACTGCCTGACGAGGACTTCCCTTATCCAATGATGGCCCTGCCCGGATGGCTGGGTCGCCAGACCGGCTTGAACTATGTTGCCCTGTTTGTCGTACTTGGTGAGCTTCTTCGCCATTTCTACCAGTTCTTGCAAGGTCCTTGGTGGCTTTTCAGGATCGAGTTTGGCTTCCTTGAAGAGATCTTTGTTCCAGAACAACGCGAGGCTTCTCACGGCTATGGGTATGGCGTATCTTTTACCCATGAACTCGACACCTTTTGCCACGAACGGGAAGAAGTTTTTCTGGAAGTATTCATCGGAGAACTCGTTTTCTGGAAGTGGTTGCAGATAACCTGACGTGACGTACTTCGGTATCCATCCGTAGTAGAGATTCACGACATCTGGTCCGGTACCAGCCGGGACAGATGCCGCCACCTTTTCGTTGAAGGCTTCGTAAGGGAACGTCACGTGTTCGACCTCGATGTCTGGATAGAGTTTCTGAAATTCCTTGATGAGCTCGTCGATGGCTTTGACTTTCGTTTCGAAGTAGTACTGCCAGTAGACGATCTTCACTTTGCCAAAGACTGAAACCGACAGAATGAGGATTACCACGAGAGCCGCCAGCAGAGACCTCTTCACAACGCCACCTCCCTTTGGATTAGGTGGTACTCAGAGTGCGAGATTTGCAGAACTCCATCGAGATTTGGTTTGTTAAGCGACTTTACTAACACAATGTTAAACTGCGAAAGACACACTGTCAAGTCGAGTCGTCAGTACTGTCGACTCGTTCTTACCACTCGCTGACTGTCGTCGGTGATTAACATGAACGATCGACGTTTTTCTTCTGTTTTCTCCTTTTATCTTCTTGTTGCGTCATCAAAAGTTCAGTTAAACTTCAAAGCGAAAGGCTTATGAATCAGAACTTCTCGTTGCACTGGTTCAATCACTTCACTCCTTGAACATCACCAGCGCGCTGATCGGTTTGAGCTCGATCTTTCCAGCGAGCTTGTACAGAGCTTCCACACCCGCGCTTTCATCGTCCACCGCGACGTTCCATTCTCCTTCCGGCAGTTCGAATTCCACCGGTTGCACGTTGCCGTTGTAGATCACCAAGATCTCTTTCCAAGGATCGTCGTTTGCATGATCTTTCAACATGAACGCAACGACGCGCCTTGGTGCGTCCAAAAAAACCAGATGCTTTTTGATCTGCTCTGCATCTCTCATTCTGAAGGCGGGATGTGTTCTTCTGAGTTCTATCAAACCTTTATGGTATTCGAACACGTCTATGAACTGCGCCTTCCTTCCGTAATCGAGCGCGTTCAAAGAGATCGGGGCGTTGTAAGAGTTGTCGTTGAAGTTCTTCGTTCTGCAGAAGTCTTGACCCGCGTGGAGGAACGGAACGCCTTGGCTCGTCAGAAGGATGACTCCGGCGAGTTCTTGCGCGTTCTTGAGCTCTTCTTCCGTCCAAGTCCTCGTTCTGTCGGCCTTCGCGGCAAGGTAATTTTTGTCCCAAAGCGTGTGGTTGTCGTGACATTCAGCGTAGTTTATGGTCTGCTCGGGTGAAGATGCGAAGTCTTTGATCGTTCCACCGTAATCTATACTTCCCAC
This window contains:
- a CDS encoding carbohydrate ABC transporter permease is translated as MKLRHKKVLTAYLFLSIPLLFFAFIRFYPMISAFYMSFTNWNIISPVRKLVGLSNYVGIFKDPVFMISLFNTLKYVLYGVPSVIVLSLALALLLNNVTKFQSFYRLIYVMPYITPIVATSWVWRWMYQKPPTGVINNFLSFLGLPARNFLMSTTEALPSIVATTVWVEIGYCVIIFLAGLQNIPKEYLEAARVDGANRRQLLFKITIPLLNPVIVFLSVMETIMFLRIFTQVYNMTDQGSGGPLNSTLPLVLYIYQKAFKSFDMGTAAAATVVLFLMILSITVLQLKVLNRRVQY
- a CDS encoding amidohydrolase family protein, coding for MRLIDSHVHFPLDFVRESEDDPWLKRNKEKWLKAWNFPKPQRIDDFDELCRLWYSEAQKYNIEKIVFVTANGNENMIRLVASHPDRFVGYAHHDPSNEGAAEELERCIEKGLKGYKILGPKVNTPLNDRSLCPVWEVANAHEIPVLIHFGILGAAGGIAYHVNINPLIIHDVAKQFKRIKFIVPHFGCGYVFETLNLCWACPNVYIDTSGSNQWMRWMPYEVTLQTLFRKFRETIGADRIIFGTDSSWFPRGFAKVYLEEQLRAMIEVGYSDEEIEKVLYKNMNTILEMVK
- a CDS encoding amino acid ABC transporter permease, which codes for MILIVESLPILLKGTLVTIQLTLAGLALGLVIAIPVSFFQVYGARVPRLVCSIYEKTFRSIPLLVLLMLIFYGLAEVGVRLDPFVACVLGLGLRSSAYQSQIFRGAILSVGKGQTVAALSIGMTRFQTFRYIVFPQALRFSIAPWTNELTVVLKDSSMAYALGVVELLRQGSYIIARTYEPMVIFLLCAGIYLALTVFANRILTFVEKKLRIPGFETREVVH
- a CDS encoding carbohydrate ABC transporter permease, translated to MARSDRMVKLVSYIVLTALAIVMIFPFFWMVLSSLKPFREIYRPYLFPKSPTLANYQKIMSASLFPRWFLNSLIVALSTTFSVMFFDSLVGYTIAKYSFPGRNIIFLFILSTLMIPTEMLIIPWYVMSSRLGWIDTYWGIMFPGMITAFGIFLMKQFMETIPDDLLDAARIDGVSEFGIFWRVALPLVKPALASLAILNFIGNWNAFLWPLIVVSKPRMYTLPVGLATFSSENLMHWELIMTGATVSTIPLIIVFLIFQKQIIRGIMLSGLKG
- a CDS encoding basic amino acid ABC transporter substrate-binding protein, producing the protein MKQVKVFLSVLLLISFVLFARTVTVGTSADFPPFEYIENGQFVGFDMDLMREIAKIAGFELKFVDMSFDSLIPALRAGQIDVAAAAMTITEERKKVVDFSMPYWSADQSIIVKADSDFTITVLFGKYRIGVQTGTTGDLWCTENLVQKGLLPERNLKRYDTFILALSDLLNGNIDAIVLDSPVANRFAATKPVKVVGIIVTGEQYGIAVRKGNKELLDKINQALKTLIETGKINELIDKYF
- a CDS encoding extracellular solute-binding protein → MKRSLLAALVVILILSVSVFGKVKIVYWQYYFETKVKAIDELIKEFQKLYPDIEVEHVTFPYEAFNEKVAASVPAGTGPDVVNLYYGWIPKYVTSGYLQPLPENEFSDEYFQKNFFPFVAKGVEFMGKRYAIPIAVRSLALFWNKDLFKEAKLDPEKPPRTLQELVEMAKKLTKYDKQGNIVQAGLATQPSGQGHHWIREVLVRQFGGAPYNQDYTKVTYYEVSQALKFYTDLITVHKVGYPGFMNDDITAFTSQAAAMNIDGSFRISALKKAGINFGVAELPEHNGIRSNFASFWANGITKNCTGEKLDAAIKFLKFLASEKVMEMWLEKVGELPANPAVAQKYYNDPIYGPFLRGLEYAHATFFVDETAQRKVMMDAVDKVWLKGVSPEQAFREAAQEEQVILDKFWKSVGK
- the argH gene encoding argininosuccinate lyase gives rise to the protein MSFSRVYKETVLDSSFENWKKLLNHYFRINEAHLLMLAKTEILPKSLVVEIAQALSELENEKIDEKLPDGVEDLVFLIERKLSQKIGIEKAGFLHTARSRNDIDATIFRMCVREKLLEIAAELIDLVERLSKKAEQNVRTFLLMYTHGQPAQPSTLAHYLLSLAFDSLEVLEGLILATRVVNLCPMGSAAITTTGFRIDREIVSDYLGFFEPIENSYRAIVTSNWINMALDPLKVLAIDLARFAQDVLHKASCEVGIFSFPDELVQISSIMPQKRNPVILEHLRIRSSVSFGFFNAVEVAFLNTPYQDVNENGDFVLFKFLDGAEVLKQALKLTKEIIEKMTVNEDRVKELSLSTGSTATELADHLVREFRISFRQAHQIVSEYIKSGMRYGSLVENFERLTGKRFTMSPSKVAEVLSVENFVRVRQVMGGPGEKSIEEMLEKLRERIRRGERVIEETKIFIEESLKKLWNDFASLVAGG